In Marinitoga sp. 1197, the following proteins share a genomic window:
- a CDS encoding MoaD/ThiS family protein, with product MKVEIKFFATLRLYLGVASLTLNLDKPIIVDELINILVEKFNDKKVREYLVEGKKIKTGTMILINGKNILHINGLNTVVEEGMISIFPPAGGG from the coding sequence ATGAAAGTAGAAATCAAATTTTTTGCTACTCTGAGATTATATCTCGGAGTAGCTTCTTTAACTTTAAATTTGGATAAACCAATTATAGTAGACGAATTAATAAATATACTTGTTGAAAAATTTAATGATAAAAAGGTTAGAGAATATTTAGTAGAAGGTAAAAAAATAAAAACTGGAACAATGATCTTAATAAATGGGAAAAACATATTGCATATTAACGGATTAAACACGGTGGTAGAAGAAGGTATGATTTCAATATTTCCTCCAGCAGGTGGGGGATAA